From the genome of Xyrauchen texanus isolate HMW12.3.18 chromosome 22, RBS_HiC_50CHRs, whole genome shotgun sequence, one region includes:
- the LOC127662853 gene encoding F-box only protein 33-like: MALCSSVGALALPSELIVHIFSFLSDRDKLRASAVCSRWRECLFYPALWTELKLRVGGGTNGGGSGSEQTPRLEFLMRKFGSFVRELQLEFAPVEGCLSPLQNGMETVESDPQIAERWKDAMGTYLDQVSCVLSCLRYNRNLQKFSLYGDTCILQDDGILDSSYLNHVDQGGKKIKEIQQLFEEILSNSRQMTWLSSAFMLGVVTPCSLASLSNHCTSSLEHLSLLDNQLPTLISTVELERLVNLRSLSLDFCDFTSEMCRLLASGDRVPLHRLSLLLSGAALDAKPLDGTAAEDDWKALIRHSTNLRVYIMGMDVCSQDLLRILKPSLPLERIHLDSYSTLVTDGVVELISHQYQKTLTHFILMRDDAGFPDLSVNRNEDPLVLLAWRCVHLAILIIHGYTVWSHNLVAISRLRGSNLKVLEVSEESIDFDPDQSVYIEGDPVNNLVKEVSLGLGRVWHPSLDNSMVLNEPTQHFHREMQSFSAGM; encoded by the exons ATGGCTCTGTGCAGCAGCGTCGGAGCCTTGGCGTTACCCAGCGAGCTTATTGTTCATATATTCTCCTTCCTATCGGACCGCGATAAGCTGCGGGCCTCGGCAGTGTGCTCTCGCTGGAGGGAGTGTCTCTTCTACCCCGCGTTGTGGACAGAACTCAAGCTGCGCGTCGGCGGCGGAACCAACGGTGGCGGCTCTGGCTCGGAACAAACCCCGCGGTTAGAGTTCCTCATGCGCAAGTTTGGCTCCTTCGTGCGGGAGCTGCAGCTGGAGTTCGCCCCGGTCGAGGGCTGTTTAAGCCCGCTGCAGAACGGAATGGAGACCGTCGAGAGCGACCCGCAGATTGCCGAGCGCTGGAAGGATGCGATGGGCACTTACTTGGATCAGGTGTCGTGTGTGTTAAGCTGTCTGCGTTATAACAG AAACCTCCAGAAGTTCAGTCTGTATGGTGACACATGCATTCTCCAGGATGATGGCATTTTGGACAGCTCTTACCTCAACCATGTCGACCAAGGGGGCAAGAAAATAAAAGA GATCCAGCAGCTCTTTGAAGAGATCCTGTCAAACAGCAGGCAGATGACGTGGCTGTCATCTGCGTTCATGCTCGGCGTCGTGACCCCCTGCTCCCTGGCCTCTCTCTCCAACCACTGCACCAGCTCCCTCGAGCACCTCAGTCTGTTAGATAATCAGCTGCCCACCCTGATCTCCACTGTTGAGCTAGAAAGGCTCGTCAACCTGCGGTCTTTATCTCTTGACTTCTGTGACTTCACTTCCGAAATGTGCCGTCTCCTCGCCAGCGGTGACCGAGTGCCCCTCCATCGCCTCTCCCTCTTGCTCAGCGGTGCTGCTTTGGATGCCAAGCCTTTGGATGGGACAGCGGCTGAGGATGATTGGAAAGCCCTTATCCGTCACAGCACAAACCTACGTGTGTACATTATGGGTATGGACGTGTGCAGCCAGGACCTTCTACGCATTCTGAAGCCGAGCTTGCCCCTGGAACGGATTCACTTAGACAGCTACAGCACGCTGGTGACGGACGGTGTCGTGGAGCTCATCTCGCATCAGTACCAGAAAACCCTCACCCACTTCATCTTGATGAGAGATGATGCAGGATTCCCGGATCTCAGTGTCAACCGCAATGAGGACCCATTGGTTCTGCTCGCCTGGCGCTGTGTGCACCTTGCTATCTTGATCATCCATG GCTACACCGTGTGGTCTCACAACCTTGTGGCCATCTCTCGCTTGCGTGGGTCAAACCTCAAAGTCCTAGAGGTGTCTGAAGAGAGCATCGACTTTGACCCAGACCAGTCAGTGTACATTGAGGGCGACCCCGTCAACAATCTAGTGAAGGAGGTGTCCCTGGGCCTGGGTCGCGTCTGGCATCCCTCCCTGGACAACAGCATGGTCCTGAACGAGCCTACTCAGCACTTCCACCGCGAGATGCAGAGCTTCAGTGCGGGCATGTAG
- the LOC127662600 gene encoding protein FAM177A1-like translates to MAELSLYLTNVNVSLGQTMDTEKNSSVVKEFESVELGDLGKKQPKIPRRTIYFASGETMEEFSTDDEEEEEPEKKNTLSTVDPAKLTWGPYFWFQMWRVGTSTISVCDYLGERMASLLGITTPKYQYAIDEYYRMKKEEEEEEEENRLSEEAERHFDKQQNQEGQQPKIEQPEATASFVNVTFELEQESHTTPDANKVPAPIPS, encoded by the exons ATGGCTGAACTGTCACTGTATCTGACAAACGTCAACGTGTCTCTTGGGCAAACTATGGACACAGAGAAG AACTCTTCTGTCGTGAAAGAGTTTGAAAGTGTGGAACTCGGAGATCTGGGGAAAAAGCAGCCGAAGATTCCTCGCAGAACAATCTACTTCGCGAGTGGTGAAACCATGGAAGAGTTCAGTAcagatgatgaggaggaggaagaacCAGAGAAAAAGAACACTCTAAGTACAGTAGATCCG GCTAAGTTGACCTGGGGTCCATACTTCTGGTTCCAAATGTGGAGAGTGGGTACGTCTACCATCTCAG TTTGTGACTATCTTGGTGAGAGAATGGCCTCATTGCTTGGAATCACAACGCCAAAATATCAGTATGCAATTGATGAGTACTACAGGATGAAGAAGGAG gaggaagaggaagaagaagagaaCCGGCTCTCTGAGGAGGCAGAGCGGCATTTTGACAAGCAGCAAAATCAGGAGGGCCAGCAGCCAAAGATTGAGCAGCCAGAGGCAACTGCTTCCTTTGTGAACGTGACCTTTGAACTTGAACAGGAATCCCATACAACACCTGATGCTAATAAAGTGCCTGCCCCCATTCCCTCCTAA